In a genomic window of Muntiacus reevesi chromosome 1, mMunRee1.1, whole genome shotgun sequence:
- the TNFAIP8L2 gene encoding tumor necrosis factor alpha-induced protein 8-like protein 2 — protein sequence MESFSSKSLALQAEKKLLSKMAGRSVAHLFVDETSSEVLDELYRVSKEYTRSRPQAQRVIKDLIKVAVKVAVLHRSGCFNPSELALATRFRQKLRQGAMTALSFGEVDFTFEAAVLASLLTECRDMLLELVERHLTPKSHGRIRHVFDHFSDAGLLTALYGPDYTQHLGKICDGLRKLLDEGKL from the coding sequence ATGGAGTCCTTCAGTTCAAAGAGTCTGGCGCTACAGGCAGAGAAGAAGTTACTGAGTAAGATGGCAGGGCGGTCTGTCGCTCACCTCTTCGTGGATGAGACGAGCAGCGAGGTGCTAGATGAGCTCTACCGTGTGTCCAAAGAATACACACGCAGCAGGCCCCAGGCCCAGCGGGTTATCAAGGACCTGATCAAGGTGGCGGTCAAGGTGGCTGTGCTGCACCGCAGTGGCTGCTTCAACCCCAGCGAGCTGGCCCTGGCAACCCGCTTTCGCCAGAAGCTGCGACAGGGCGCCATGACGGCACTCAGCTTCGGAGAGGTGGACTTCACCTTTGAGGCCGCCGTGCTGGCCAGCCTGCTGACCGAGTGCCGGGACATGCTGCTGGAGCTGGTGGAGCGCCACCTCACACCCAAGTCCCATGGCCGCATCCGCCACGTGTTCGATCACTTCTCTGACGCCGGCCTGCTCACGGCCCTCTACGGGCCTGATTACACCCAGCACCTGGGCAAGATCTGTGACGGGCTGAGGAAGCTGCTGGACGAGGGCAAGCTCTGA